The following are encoded together in the Microtus pennsylvanicus isolate mMicPen1 chromosome 8, mMicPen1.hap1, whole genome shotgun sequence genome:
- the LOC142855759 gene encoding taste receptor type 2 member 116-like produces MSGVLKNTFTVILSVEFVIGNFGNVFIAVVNVIDLVKRRKISSMDQILTALAISRIVLLWLVLLNWCISMLYPGEWINEIMVGIIHSIWTASHQFSLWLATSLSIFCFFKIANFSNTLFFYIKLRAKKVVRVTLFVSSFLLCLNIIVINLPENILMTEYKVNKSYNLSLNNLQHSSLWFLFANTMFAFIPFAVSLVTFLLLIFSLWKHLRKMQHSAQGCRDASTTAHIRTLQIMIASLLLYVFFFLSLIANVWGSLLLEKEMLLLFTQSSRVAFPSVHPCILILGNTKLRKASLSVLLWLRCRQEDRDPEVQRTRTYLCRSSCIP; encoded by the coding sequence ATGAGTGGTGTCCTGAAGAACACATTTACAGTCATTCTGAGTGTGGAATTTGTAATTGGCAACTTTGGAAATGTATTCATAGCAGTGGTGAACGTCATAGACTTGGTCAAGAGAAGAAAGATCTCTTCAATGGATCAGATCCTCACGGCTCTGGCCATCTCCAGAATTGTGCTGCTGTGGTTAGTATTACTGAATTGGTGTATATCTATGCTTTATCCAGGAGAGTGGATAAATGAAATAATGGTTGGGATAATACACAGTATCTGGACAGCATCCCACCAGTTTAGTCTCTGGCTTGCTACAAGTCTAAGcatcttttgctttttcaagatagCAAATTTTTCCAAcactcttttcttttatattaagcTTAGAGCGAAAAAAGTGGTGAGAGTGACATTGTTTGTGTCTTCGTTTCTCTTGTGTTTAAATATTATAGTTATTAATTTACCTGAGAACATCTTGATGACTGAGTATAAGGTAAATAAGTCTTACAACTTGAGTTTGAATAACCTACAACATTCCTCGTTATGGTTTTTATTTGCAAACACCATGTTTGCATTCATACCCTTTGCTGTGTCCCTggtcacttttctcctcctcatcttctccctGTGGAAACATCTGAGGAAGATGCAGCACAGTGCCCAAGGATGCAGAGACGCCAGCACCACGGCACACATCAGAACCTTGCAAATAATGATTGCCTCTCTCCTTCtgtatgtctttttctttctgtctcttattgcTAACGTTTGGgggtctctgcttctggaaaAAGAGATGCTACTTTTGTTCACACAGTCTTCAAGAGTTGCTTTTCCATCGGTGCACCCCTGTATCCTGATTCTGGGAAATACTAAGCTGAGAAAGGCTTCCCTCTCTGTGCTGCTGTGGCTAAGATGCAGGCAGGAAGACAGGGACCCTGAGGTGCAAAGAACCAGGACTTACTTGTGTAGATCATCCTGCATACCTTAA